In Sus scrofa isolate TJ Tabasco breed Duroc chromosome 14, Sscrofa11.1, whole genome shotgun sequence, the sequence TCAAGATTATATGAGTTTAAAATTgatgaagtgggagttcccgtagtggtgcagtggttaacgaatccgactaggaaccgtgaggttgtgggttcggtccctgcccttgctcagtggcttgacgatccggcgttgccgtgagctgtggtgtaggttgcagatgtggcttggatcctacattgctgtggctctggcgtgagccggtggttgcagctctgattagacccctgggaacctccatatgccacgggagcggcccaagaaatggcaaaaagaccaaaaaaaaaaaaaaaaaaaaattgatgaagtgCTTATAACAATAAGGAGTAATTGGTTACATTTTATGAAGTCCTTAAAATAGTTCATGGTCTTGGCACAAAgatgtattattaaaataaacacatttttaaaaaaaacctcaccatATACCTGTGCTCACTCAGGATAagccacctgcccaaggtcactcatcAGGTAACAAGTGATCCCTGGCCGGCAGGAAACTGCTACCCTCTACTCTCATCTGCATGCTGCCCCTGACCCAGGATTTGCATGCCATCCATCTGTGTTCTTCTGCAGTCCTGATATGCTGAAGGCATTCTGTATTAGTCTGTTAAATATATGGGACTATGCCTTTGGAGGATCCGTatgttttaaaaaggcaataaaaatttACCTAAGAAAGAATTATAGAAGACTTGATAGCAGCAAGAAATTAATTAAAAGCCCAGCATTCCTCAGACCAGAAGAGGAGGCGCAAGGTACTGTGTCATGCTCCTAGGTCTGAACAGGGCACAGGTGGCCAGGAGACACGTCTCATGACACTGATTTCACAAGAAGGGTCCAAGAGGTTTATTAGCCGATGGCAAGACACAAAATGATCAAGGATGATGATAACAACAACAGTCTACCAGGCAAGCGCCACTCTGGCACTACGATAATATTCACAGGACATCCATGGGTTCACATTTCTTAATGGGCTGCTTCGAGAAATGAATCCCCTCAAATCAAGACCTGAACACAAAGGGATTCCAGGGGCTACTGGGGAGGAGAATGGCTGAGAAAATCCTCTCTTATTCTATCAattgggggggggcgggaggaGAATACTCTGTAGGACAGTTTGAATTTCCGAACTTAATAAGAGGGAAACAAATGTGCAAGGCAGGGTCTCCTGAGTCTAGgacagggtgaggggaggggggaacgATGATGACACGGGACACAAGAAAGGCAAAACGGCAGTGGTGGGACCTGACAGTAGGTTTCTCTCTTCTACTTCTTCCTCCCGCCTCTCTCCTTGAGGGCCAGGTGGATGACGGCACCATTGGCCATGTTGTAGTAAGCCAGCGAGTTGGAATCCTTGATGAAAATGCCCTAAAAAACAGACAGAGTGCCTCAGCCCATGGCAATCTGGCCTTGAGTACACTGAGTCACCTCATGACTCCCAACACTCTGAACTCAGCAAACACAGAGGCTTGAAGGAAGGAGGGGCGGGAAAAGGAGTGGTGTAGGGCAATCGGGAAGGTCTCTGGTTCCTCCCAGAATGCtgtgcttttccttccttcctaccaaGTCATGCTCTTTCCCTCTGTCAACACCCAAAAACTCTGGCCCTGACCAACCCCATGAAATTTTGACTCTCAAATCATAAGACCTTCCAAGGTCAACTAGTTCGacagcctcattttacagagggaaACTGACACCCAGAGTAGAGATCTGTCGAAGTCCAAAGAGGGGGAACACAGCAGTCTTGTATGACTGGTAGCATGGAGGTGAGCTAGACTATCACCTTCATGTCCATGCACGAAGCCAGGGTGGAACTACACTGACTGGGATGGCTCCATCAGTGGGCTGGAAACCTGTCAGAGCACTTCCGAGTCAGGTCCCCAGATATGTACTCCCATCACTGAGGCACTTGGAACCTACACAAGACTAGGCTGTGACCCTGCAAGAGCCTTACCCTGTCAGGCTAATGTGCCCCAGCACTCCCAGCATCATTACTTCTAAGATGGACTTAGATGGTACACCCAGGTGTCTTCCCACACCTTCGATTCCATGAGGGATTTAGCTTCTGGGACAACAGAAGCATTAGGACCCAAGGGGCAGGACTATAGACACCCAACTCACCTCATACTGTAGCTTCTGTTTCCCTGCTGGCATGCCCGTGGCTTCATGAATCTTCACCTTAATAACAGAGACCTATGGGTCCAAGGAGAGGTTAGTCAAGCCCCTGCTAAGGGCAGCTGGAGGAAGATTTCCCCCTGGCTCTTTGGTTCCCCTGCACCTGATGCCAGTTGGTGGCAGCAACCCATACCTGGTCTGTGAGTGGAAGGGTGAAGACCAGCACCTGTCCGTTAAGCTTCCATTCGGTCTTATCCTGCATGTTGGGCACTTGGACTTTGATGGACACTGGACCCTACAAGACAAGAGGTGGCCATTATACTTGTGGCCAATCAGAAACTATACTCTCCTATTCCTGGGGCAGTCTAGACAACATTACCTGTCCATCAGGGCTCCTGGACTCTGGCCTGGTTCACTACTGTCATCACTTGTGACATGAACAAATCACTGCCCCATCCCCCTCTGGCCACTCCCATACaagaggaggttcccaggtcagggatcaaacccaagccatagcagcgacccaaaccactgcagtgacaatgctggaccctaaacctgctgcaccacaagagaacccccatTCCTTTTCAAGAATTGGTTTAGTTTCTTTAAAACAATGCCTACCCTGCCTCCTGGTGTGTCTGGGACTGAAGAAGTGGCAGGAAAATGCTCTACAAGCAGCAAGAAGCAccacaggaggaaaaaatatgaacTTCAAGTTCAAAAggtcagaagacctgggttccCAACctggcttctctgggcctcaatgcCACGTCTGCAAAGCAGTTAATACATAACTGCTAGATGGTACTGTCTTGAGCAGGAGACAGACAAGCACCCATAAAATTTCCGGCTCTACCCTAGAACCTGAGTAGATACTCAAGAAACGGAAACTaccatcaaaaaggaaaaagacttagTCAAACGTGCCAGGGGAGTGGGGCTTGGACTGTTTCTGCCTCTTTACTTAGCACCCACAGTGCCAAGGTTCCCACCTTTCATTTCTAGTACCCCAATAGGATCTCTGCAACACATGGGTCTCCTGGGGTTGGAGTTGGAGGGGAAGGCCACAAGAGAATAAGAACTGCACCCAGGATTTCCTCCAATGTCCAGGGCCCCTTTCACACCTGAATCCTGCTGCCTCTGCAGCTGGATCTCCTTGCTCAGCTCTAAAACAGTTCACACCAGGGGGCCACCAACGGCTATCTGCTCCTCCAACAGCTGATCCCACACCTACAGTGTGCTCAGAAGCCTTTCAAGAACTCCAATAGCTGATCTAGGCCCTAGAAGCCAAAACCACAGGAGCGGAACAGGATGGGCTAGGGAGTGTGTGTCTGGGGCAGGACTGGGAATCCCCTCAACCCAACCCCAATCTAGGCACTCCAGGCCATGCCATGGGCAGCACTACGGGATCACAGACCTTGTTTCTGCGTAGGAACTCTTCCTCAGGCATGAGACTATCTTCAGTCTTTAGTTTCTTGGAGGCAGGTTCATCTTCcatgggaggtgggggatggacaGGTGGcattggggctggggctgggacaggTGCCACAGGTGGTGCAGGTACAAAGGCTGCAAGGGCAGGAATAAACAGCCACATGAGTAGAGGGAAGGGGCCCAGAACTCAGGGCTGGTGAGAGGAGATTGCAAAGGTTTCACATTTCTCTCATTCAGAAAGTTCCCTTGCAGGGGAACCTGGGAAACTGTCCAGACTGGAGAGTAGGAAAGTAAAGGAGAAGCAGACTGACGGATGGAGCAGGAACCAGAAAAAACCAAGTATGGTCAGGCCTTTGTACCTGTCTGGACGTGACCCCTCTGGGTACAAAGAACCCACTTCTGCCATATCAGCCTCTCTTCCAGGAGCTACAGACACCCAGATCAGGGATCTCTTACATGGCCAAGTTAAGGCTCTCCATTGGGATGGACTTAGAGCTGGAAGAGCTGGCACTACCATCAGCCATTGCTCTGCTCAGTATTTGGTCTAAAGTCCTGACACCGGCCTGAAAATGACATGAAAGACACTGACCTGTTGGCACAATCATGGGTGGTGGGCGGGGTGCCATAataggaggggcagagggaggcatggGCACCACGTTGATTCTGGGCGCATGGATGATGGGTGGCATAGGGGCGATCACCGAGCCAGGGGGCAGTCGGACCACTGATGCCATTGGGGGCCGGGGCATGACAGGTACTGCAGACACAACTGTGGTACGGACAGGAGGCGGCATCTGTGGGGGAAAAGGGACCCACAGGTCACAGGAATCCAAGACTGCACACCAATTGGCCATCTGTGGCCTTTGAGGATGGGGCTGGACAGCTTCCACTCAGCGCCCTGGGACTGAAAGCACAGCTTCACATTGGGGCTGACAGAAACTATGCCGAGAGGCCCAGGGCGACACTCTTTACACTTGGGACTTGATCAGCTGCTCATGGCAGACAATACAAGTCATTAAAGAGACTGACCTCAACATAGCCCCCTGGAGCAAGGTCAGCAGTCCAAGACCTGCTAAACCTTCCAGCCCTTCTCTGACCCAAGCCTGCTTCTCATATTTGCCACTCGCATCCTTCCCTGCTCCAATCTTCCCACACAGATGGAAGCCCAGGCTGGAGGCTCCCACCTCCAATTAAATGGTTCTTCTCTCAACTTGACCCACTCAGCACTTGGGTCTGCTATAAGATAGTTATTCTTTTTAGCCAGTGGTATCTAACCCCAAATACCCAGCTCTAAAAGACCAgtcacaagatggctgctggCTAACCGCAGGGGGCCGGGGCACCGAGGTAATGGGTGGGGCTGAGCTGGGGATGTTGGTGGCTGAAGACGGAGGTGGTGGCTGCTGAGGGATTTCATTGGGCTTGCTGGGGCCAATCTTCTCTTTGGTATCATCTTCTGGCACCAAGCCCTTAGCCTTGTGGATGGCCTCTATCTGCTCCTGGAGGGTGATATTGGCCTGGGCAGCCTGCTGGGTCCGGGCCATGCTACCAGAGTGGCCATCCCAGGTCACCTGCATGGGAAAGCAAAGCCACAGCTTGTCAGGGCTCCTGAAACTAAGCCAAATGTGGGACTGTGATGGCAGGTAAGGCATTAAGATTCATCTGAGCTTCACCTTTTCCTCTGGCTTTTGGATCTCCTCCTCACCGATCTTCTTACCAATGGCTGTTTCCTCTACACCAAAGATGTCGGTACGCCGCTCGGCCAGCTGTTTCAAGCTACTCTCAATATCCAGACCTGGGTGTAGTCACAGAACAGAAGAAGGggacagaaagggaaattaaaccAGGTGCCCTTCCAACAACACACAGCCTTACTGGTTTAGGGTGGAGGCTGTTCTCATGGGGCAAGGCTGTCTCTGGCTCCCAATGCAGCATGCCTATCATCTGAGCCTGGGGAAGGCTGCCCAATCAGCACTAAGCCTGTTAACCAGGGCCTGGCCAACCCCTTGACTTACAAAAGTCAACTGAGAAGACAGGGTCACATGAGTGGCAAGTAGCACAGTTAGGACAAAAAGCCTGGCTTTTGCCTCTGGGTGTTTCCTCCCTCCCTATTGTGCTGCTTTGCAGTCAAAGGACCAACATGTCTCATTTCAAGGACCTCAGTATACTCCAGCTATCAGAACTATGACAGCCCCAAGAATGAGCACCCCTCCTGACTATAGTCAGATCTTGCTCTAGGATGTCAATGGGCACATATGATTTATATCAGGTAACTGCCTAGGGAGAGTCCTAGAAAATGGGTCCCTTTTACAGTTTCAGAGGCTGTACCTAACCTCAAAAACTTTTGTTGACCTTAGTTGTTATTCTTTATGTTTGATCAAAGCAAGTTGACTGCAGTTTAGAGATCTCCATGGGCCACAGTGAGTTGGGGCTGAGTCAAAGAAGAGGTGTGGACCTAGGAGGGGAACCCCCACCTCACCTGGTGCATACACCTCATCATCACTCTGCTTCTCACGGATGGAGCGATCTCGCTGCTCCAGCCAGCGGGGGTCAAGAAGCCCAATGCGCATGTGTTCCTGCATTTTGCTGGCAGGGATCTTCTCCCCAGTGATGGGGGACACAAGATATTCAtctggagctggggctggaggcaggggctTGGAAGCTAAAAAGCAACAGAGACACTTGAGTAAGAACACTAGGTGGCAGACTTCATTAAGAGGGTGCCATTTCTTTTGTGCACCATCCATTCAGTGCCTCACTGTACCTAGCACTGTGCAATGTGCCAGGACACCAACAACAACTAAGTCCCATTTCCCATCATAAGGACATGATAAAGGGGCTATCAATGTCTTTATGACAAGCTACCTCTAGCCCTCCTGGAAATGGACACACTGAGGAACACAAGAGGAGGAAAGCAGAACCTACCTTTGGGGTCATAGTCCTTCCGGACAATGACTTGGTCTGGGGTCGGGGGCAGAGGAGGTGGCATGGGTGTCTCCGGAGGTGGTGGCACTTTCTGCCCTTCCTCTTCATCATCTgaaccctgaaaagcaaagcagtGGCAAGACTTAGAGAGGGACCGAGAAGCCACCTCTCTGTAGCTGAGCCTTGGCGGCTCTCAGGTGGCAAGAAGCCTAGGCCCCTGCCAGCCAGCATCTATGTGCTAAGCCTCCCAGGGCAGCTGAGGCCAGCCGGCAGCTGGCCAAGCCGCTTCCTCACAGCATGAATGGGAGTGCTGGGGCAGTGGTGCTAACACTCCGCCCAGGCATTTCCAGCAGCTGGCACCAGGCAGTCCCAGGAGGCCAAGGGCACTTaacatgctggggaggggagcagggggcaAGTCATCGCTCAATGGTAGTCGCTCAAGGAGCAAtgctgggagggagagaaaacGTCAATTCCCACAAACACAGGGGCCTTTCTTCTCAGGCTGCACATAAATTCCTTCCGAGAGGAGAAAAGCAGCTTGGCTCTGGTGACTCTGTGCCTGCCTGGAGGGCCTGGCTCGAAGCAAATAGAGGCAGCCGAAAGGAAACACAAGCTACACTTAGAAAAGCTCTGGGAACTGCTGATCATTTGGGTGTAATCTCGAAAACATCAAAGTACGAGGTGCAGAGGGTTCCCTAACTGAGAGCTGGCCTGGGGGTGGTAGCGAGCAGGGCATTTGGGCAAAGGAGGAAGGTCACAGAATAGGGCCAGCACAGCTTTCAGATCCTTGCTGgtcaataaatctttgttgtCTGAACTGCAAAGACGGTCTGTGCTGCCGGGGCTTGGGCAGCTACCTTATTCGGGACCCACACCTCCTTTTGAGGTCCTAATTCTGGAGAAGAACACCCATCTCTCTGGGCTCCAGGGAAAAAGTCACCCCAAAGGCCCTCCCAGGAGCATACCTCATCCATGTCTTGCACTTGGGTGTCCTGGTCCAGCTGGGAAGGAGGCTCCTCCGCCTTATCCTGTTTCTCGTCCTCGTCATCAGACTCAACCTCCATCTCAACTTCCTCACTCTCCCCAAACTTCTCGTAGCGCTCCTGAATGAGGATTCGGGCCCCCAGCTcctctggggtggtggggggagggaagttccctggcagaGAGTAAGCCAGAGTCAAGGGGAGGCCTCTACAGACCCTTTTCAAAGGCCCAACTATCTGCCCTCTCCACGCTGTCAGCTCTCCAAGGGCTGGAGCTGTCTGACTTATCTCCTATCTCCAACCTAGGGTCTGGCacaacaagtatttgttgaattggGTTTAGCTGGGGCAATGCGGTAGGACTGAAGTCTTCTGGAACCAGAGATGAAGCAAATACAGATAAAACCGTCTGAGGGATTCTGCTGCTCCCTGGAGATAACTGGATGAGATTTCCCAGGATGGCTCCAAGCTCTTGGTCCCCCAACTGGAGTCACAGACCTACCTTCCTCAGAGACctaccttgctcattgggttggaaGTCCACCGTTTCTACCACCACAAAATCATGCCAGTCAATTTGAGCATAGGCTACCcgctccttctccttctcctcctcttccttctttctctcacgCTCCTGAAACTTGGCCCACTCCACTCGGTAACACACCTAAAGAGATGGGAACCAACATGGTGCTGAGTTGACTCAAGATCATCTCCAGGGCCTTCACCAAGGCCAGCATCTCCCTCAAACAGGAGGCTGTCAAAGTTTTCTGCTTGACTTGGCCAATGGCTAGCAAACTCCCTCCCAGAAAGTCTGTGTGACAACCAAATGCCCACAAAAGCAGAAGCAGTCAGAAAGCCTGCAAAACAGAAGTCTTCAAGCAGCCACCTAGAACAGCCAGTACCAATATGCCTTCTCTTGACTCTGAAAACCTGAGGCTTAAAAGGCAGTGGTCACCAGAGAACCCATTCAAAAGCTGGCTTctagcaaaggaaggaaagagacctAGTGAAGTGGAGAACAAAGCAGAAAGTTGGGTAGCAGAGAATGCAGGTTTCTTTGCCCTTTGTGGCCTCAAGGCGTTTCTTCTCACCACTGCTGTGCCTAGAGCACAAGGTACTGATTTGGAGACTTCCAAACACACAAGAACCCACACAATGTAACTTGCACCATGAGTAGCTGGTTATAAAAAATTCAGTTTACCTGGTCCAAAACTTCCCGGgggttctctgcctctttcttgagCTTAGTAAATAAGCCTTTGGGTGGAATCAAGATCTGTAACACAGGAGAGTTAAATCAACTGTCAGTGCAGCACAACATGGGACAAACAAGTGGCCTTCTTGGGCCTGTAGAAAGGCAGAGGAGAAAGGTGAGCGTGGGATTCTGGGACCCAATCTCAGTTCTacttggctgtgtgactttggacaagttatttaacctctgttGCTCAGTTTCCTTCTACAAAATGGTGACACCACCAATTAAAGTTGGCATCATCCACTTAAAAGTTTGCAAAGATTAGCAGGAGAGTAGGCAAAACCACTACCAGATCACCCAGCACACAGTTAGCATGAAACAGCTGCTCTCAGGGGGAGGCTCTGCCCTTGCCCTTTTGCACATGCCACCAGGCCCTCTCCATGACTTTACTGAAGACTGCAGCCCACCACCCTAGACTTCCATCCCCTGCTTTCtctttagcacttttttttttttttttttttttgtctgtctttttgccttttctaggactgctcccacggcatatggaggttcccaggctaggggtcgaattggagctgtagccactggcctacaccacagccacagcaacaagggatccgagccacgtctgcaacctataccacagctcacggcaatgctggatccctaacccactgagcaaggccagggatcaagcccgaaacctcatggttcctagtcggattcgttaaccactgcgccacaacgagaactccctttAGCATTTTTTCCATAGTATTTATCATCATCTGACATACACTGACATTGCACTTGTGTGCTGCCCCCTCGCTAGACCAGTCTCCACAAAAACAGGGATTTCTCTGTATTCAGTTTACTATTATATATCCAGCACCTGGAATAGTATCTGACACTCAAAAGTACATTTGCTGGGAGAACAAACGCTGGCTTTGTTCAAAACAGCCAGTCTTGgaatcccgttgtggctcagttgtaaatgaaccctactagtatccacaggactcaggtttgatccctggccttgctcagtgggtgaacgatccagcgttgccatgagctgtggtgtaggttgcagacgtggcttggatcctgagttgctgtggctgtggtgtaggctggtagctgcagctctaattggacctctagcctgggaacctccatatgccgcaggtgtggccctaaaaagaaaaaaaaaaaaaaaaaaagacgacgacAAAACAGCCGGTCTTTCTAATTGTCCCAATAGTTTCTACTGTCACTGGCAAGGCAGTTCAGCCCCACTCCATACATCCCGTCCCTCCTTCCCAGGAATCTATTTGCTCCTAGAGTTCCCAGAGCTAGAGACAGACACCGCTGCCCTCAGATTAGAGTACAATATGTCAATACCTAAGTTCTTAAGggaaaaggaacaggaaaattaacagaataaaaaatgaatctgGGGATCTTTAACTGCAGAAACAGTCCATGGAAGGAAATAAACCCAGTGCTCACTTAAAATTGATATTGTGTAATTACAATAACCCTTGGGCCTTATGCTTTGAATGATTATTATTTTAGGTACTCTTCTATCCTTTGGACTTGGTCATTTTCTAAAcacaaacatttttataattcttccTAGTTATATACCTAGAATAAATGAAGTTAGAGGAATTCATTAAATAACCTTTGAAGTCATATCTTTAACATATTGTATCTAGATATCAAAAACAGATATGGCAGATCATGCCACTAAAAAGGGAAGACAACCTCCACTACGTGTGTAGCAAGAAAAAcatgccagagttcctgtcgtggtgcagtggttaacgaatccgactaggaaccatgaggttgcgggtttggtccctgcccttgctcagtgggttgacgatctggcgttgccgtgagctgtggtataggttgcagacgcgggtcggatcccacgttgctgtggctctggcgtaggccggtggctacggctccaattcgacccctagcctgagaacctccatatgcctcgggagtggcccaagaaatagctaaaaaaagacaaaaaaaaaaaaaaaaaaaaagaaaaagaaaaacatgccaCAGGCAAATCTGTACCAGTGTACTTCGCTATAAATTAgtgatctattttatttatttatttatttatttatttattttttgtcttttgtctttttgttgttgttgttgttgctatttcttgggccgctcctgcggcatatggaggttcccaggctaggggttgaatcggagctgtagccaccagcctacgccagaggacagcaacacaggatccgagccgcgtctgcaatctacaccacagctcacggcaacgccggatcgttaacccactgagcaagggcagggatcgaacccacaacctcatggttcctagtcggattcgttaaccactgcgccacgacgggaactccgtgatctATTTTAAATACCAGTATTGACTTGTCTGGATTCTTCATTACAACAATGTATCATAAAAATTAAGATGCCAGGGTCCAGAATAAAAATGCCAGAGCTCAAGTCCTTGGCTCTGCAAACTGCCTAGAGCTTTGTGACCCTGGCCCagttaacttctctgtgccttggtttcctctttcataaaatgaatataaaataacattgGCTACCTTACAGGTTACcagggattaaatgagaaaatactacATACATAAGTACTTAAGAGCGGCTATACTTaactttgttggagttcctgtcatggcgcagcagtaacgaatctgactaggaaccatgaggttgtggttttgatccctggcctcgctcagtgggttaaggatttggcgttgctaagagctgaggtgtaggtcacagatgcggcttggagctgacgttgccatgggtgtggcataggccggcagcaacagtttcgattagacccctagcctgggaacctccatatgctgcaggtgcggccctgaaaggacaaaagacaggaaaaaaaaaaaaaaatccccaaccaaccaaccaaccaaccaaaaaagccTTTGTTAAATAGTTTCCCAATGCCTATTTAAATGAcacttctagggagttcccatttcagctcagtagtaacaaaccctagtatccatgaggacgcgggtctcatccctggccttgctcactgggttaaggatccatcattgccatgagctgtggtgtaggttgcagacacagcttggatctggtattgctgtcgCTGtagcacaggctagcagctgcagctcctttttaacccctagcctgggaacttccatatgctgcaggtgcagcccttaaaataaaaaaaaaaaattaaaaaaaaaaaaaagggaaatgatatTTCTTACTCAAGGTACTACCTAAGGTGAAAAACTGCCTAAGTTTTAGAGTCAAATGTTGGTTAAATCTCAGTGCAACTACTTACTAGCTGAGAGACCACAAGTAAGAACTTCACCTCTCTCAGATTGTCTCTATTTTTGAAATCGGAAGGAAACCACTAACCTTATGggttcttgtgaggattaaattaggtACTAACAGGAAGCAATTATTAAGGCCCTCCTTCTCAGGATCTGTTCAGGAcaactgaaaatttaaaagtatttaaaagcgGCCAGCACTACTTGGCCCTgtcacacagcaggcactcaccTAATGGCAGTTACCActcattcatttcctttctctttagaaATAGCAGTTGTGTTGCATTTAGTAGGAAAACTGAATAGAAATCAATATTTCATACTGAACTGAGATTTTACACATCTGCCTGGAGCCCCACCCTTGCAGAGAGTGAGAAGACTGCATGCTAGTGGTAGGGCGCCTTCCCTCCCTGGGCCCAGCACCCAATCCCACCACACCCAGGCACCTTGGTATACTGTTCCACCAGCTTCGTGAAGTAGTTAAAAAGGCTGTGTTGGGGACGAAGGAAGTCAAACTGATAGTTGCGCTGCTCTTTCTGCATCAGTTGGGTCAGAAAC encodes:
- the SF3A1 gene encoding splicing factor 3A subunit 1; the protein is MPAGPVQAVPPPPPAATEPKQPTEEEASSKEDSTPSKPVVGIIYPPPEVRNIVDKTASFVARNGPEFEARIRQNEINNPKFNFLNPNDPYHAYYRHKVSEFKEGKAQEPSAAIPKVMQQQQQATQQQLPQKVQAQVIQETIVPKEPPPEFEFIADPPSISAFDLDVVKLTAQFVARNGRQFLTQLMQKEQRNYQFDFLRPQHSLFNYFTKLVEQYTKILIPPKGLFTKLKKEAENPREVLDQVCYRVEWAKFQERERKKEEEEKEKERVAYAQIDWHDFVVVETVDFQPNEQGNFPPPTTPEELGARILIQERYEKFGESEEVEMEVESDDEDEKQDKAEEPPSQLDQDTQVQDMDEGSDDEEEGQKVPPPPETPMPPPLPPTPDQVIVRKDYDPKASKPLPPAPAPDEYLVSPITGEKIPASKMQEHMRIGLLDPRWLEQRDRSIREKQSDDEVYAPGLDIESSLKQLAERRTDIFGVEETAIGKKIGEEEIQKPEEKVTWDGHSGSMARTQQAAQANITLQEQIEAIHKAKGLVPEDDTKEKIGPSKPNEIPQQPPPPSSATNIPSSAPPITSVPRPPAMPPPVRTTVVSAVPVMPRPPMASVVRLPPGSVIAPMPPIIHAPRINVVPMPPSAPPIMAPRPPPMIVPTAFVPAPPVAPVPAPAPMPPVHPPPPMEDEPASKKLKTEDSLMPEEEFLRRNKGPVSIKVQVPNMQDKTEWKLNGQVLVFTLPLTDQVSVIKVKIHEATGMPAGKQKLQYEGIFIKDSNSLAYYNMANGAVIHLALKERGGRKK